From one Microbacterium sp. 10M-3C3 genomic stretch:
- the gyrA gene encoding DNA gyrase subunit A, producing the protein MSDEERPDANAAHDHGKIDQVDLQLEMQRSYLDYAMSVIVGRALPDVRDGLKPVHRRVIYGMYDGGFRPDKSFSKCARVVGEVMGHYHPHGDAPIYDALVRLVQPWALRYPLALGQGNFGSPGNQGAAAPRYTETKMAPLALEMVRDIEEETVDFQDNYDGQTQEPTVLPSRFPNLLVNGSVGIAVGMATNIPPHNLREVAAGAVWALEHPDASREELLEALMERIPGPDFPTAAQILGTRGIKDAYRTGRGSITMRAVVNVEEIQGRTCLVITELPYQVNPDNVAVKIGDLARDGKITGIADIRDETSGRTGQRLVIVLKRDAVAKVVLNNLYKHTQLQENFGANMLAIVDGVPRTLPLDGFITLWIDHQVEVIVRRTRFRLREAEKRMHILRGYLKALDALDEVIALIRRSPTVEEAREGLKKLLDVDDIQADAILSMQLRRLAALERQKIMDEASELEAKIADLNDILVDPTRQRTIIRDELVAIVDRFGDDRRTEILPGYDGDMSVEDLIPEEEMVITVTRDGYIKRTRSDNYRSQHRGGRGVKGAQLRADDVVEHFFVTTTHHWLLFFTNKGRVYRAKAYEVPEAGRDAKGQHVANLLALQPDEEIAQILDIRDYQVATYLVLATRSGLVKKTRLTEYDTNRQGGIIAIKLRGQVSDDGEPVEDGASDELVSALLVDEGDDILLISRHGMSLRFSATDEALRPMGRSTSGVKGMDFREGDSLLSASVAKDDEYVFVVTEGGYAKRTSVDQYRMQNRGGLGIKVARLSDDRGDLAGGLIVSEDDEVLVVLASGKVVRSSVAEVPAKGRDTMGVVFARAGGDDRIIAIARNGERGLADTPAADDAAAPDASADTPEESTDA; encoded by the coding sequence ATGTCTGACGAAGAACGCCCCGACGCGAACGCCGCCCACGACCACGGCAAGATCGACCAGGTCGACCTCCAGCTGGAGATGCAGCGCAGCTACCTCGACTACGCGATGAGCGTGATCGTCGGGCGCGCGCTGCCCGACGTGCGCGACGGCCTCAAGCCCGTGCACCGCCGTGTCATCTACGGCATGTACGACGGCGGGTTCCGCCCCGACAAGTCGTTCTCCAAGTGCGCCCGCGTCGTCGGCGAGGTCATGGGGCACTACCACCCCCACGGCGACGCGCCGATCTACGACGCCCTCGTGCGTCTCGTCCAACCGTGGGCGCTGCGCTATCCGCTCGCCCTCGGTCAGGGCAACTTCGGGTCGCCGGGCAACCAGGGTGCGGCCGCGCCGCGGTACACCGAGACGAAGATGGCTCCCCTCGCGCTGGAGATGGTGCGCGACATCGAAGAGGAGACCGTCGACTTCCAGGACAACTACGACGGGCAGACGCAGGAGCCGACGGTCCTGCCCTCGCGCTTCCCCAACCTGCTCGTCAACGGCTCGGTCGGCATCGCGGTCGGCATGGCCACGAACATCCCGCCGCACAACCTCCGCGAGGTCGCCGCCGGCGCCGTGTGGGCGCTCGAGCACCCGGATGCGTCGCGCGAGGAGCTGCTCGAGGCGCTCATGGAGCGCATCCCCGGCCCCGACTTCCCGACCGCCGCGCAGATCCTCGGCACGCGCGGCATCAAGGACGCCTACCGCACCGGTCGCGGCTCGATCACGATGCGCGCGGTCGTGAACGTCGAGGAGATCCAGGGCCGCACGTGCCTCGTGATCACAGAGCTGCCGTACCAGGTCAACCCCGACAACGTCGCGGTGAAGATCGGCGACCTCGCCCGGGACGGCAAGATCACCGGCATCGCCGACATCCGCGACGAGACGTCGGGACGCACCGGCCAGCGCCTGGTGATCGTGCTCAAGCGCGACGCCGTCGCGAAGGTCGTGCTGAACAACCTGTACAAGCACACGCAGCTGCAGGAGAACTTCGGCGCGAACATGCTCGCGATCGTCGACGGCGTGCCGCGCACGCTCCCGCTCGACGGATTCATCACGCTGTGGATCGACCACCAGGTCGAGGTCATCGTGCGTCGCACGCGCTTCCGCCTGCGCGAGGCCGAGAAGCGCATGCACATCCTGCGCGGCTATCTCAAGGCGCTCGATGCGCTCGACGAGGTGATCGCGCTCATCCGCCGCTCGCCCACGGTCGAAGAGGCGCGCGAGGGGCTGAAGAAGCTCCTCGACGTCGACGACATCCAGGCCGACGCGATCCTGTCGATGCAGCTGCGTCGCCTGGCGGCCCTCGAGCGCCAGAAGATCATGGACGAGGCGTCGGAGCTCGAGGCCAAGATCGCCGATCTCAACGACATCCTCGTCGACCCGACGCGGCAGCGGACGATCATCCGGGACGAGCTCGTCGCGATCGTCGACCGCTTCGGCGACGACCGCCGCACCGAGATCCTGCCCGGCTACGACGGCGACATGTCGGTGGAAGACCTGATCCCCGAGGAGGAGATGGTCATCACCGTCACGCGCGACGGCTACATCAAGCGCACCCGCAGTGACAACTACCGCTCGCAGCACCGCGGCGGGCGCGGCGTGAAGGGCGCGCAGCTGCGCGCGGACGACGTCGTCGAGCACTTCTTCGTCACGACGACGCACCACTGGCTGCTGTTCTTCACGAACAAGGGCCGTGTGTACCGCGCCAAGGCCTACGAGGTGCCCGAGGCCGGTCGCGACGCCAAGGGTCAGCACGTCGCCAACCTCCTCGCCCTGCAGCCCGACGAGGAGATCGCGCAGATCCTCGACATCCGCGACTACCAGGTCGCGACGTACCTCGTCCTCGCGACCCGCAGCGGGCTCGTCAAGAAGACGCGGCTCACCGAGTACGACACCAACCGTCAGGGCGGCATCATCGCGATCAAGCTGCGCGGTCAGGTCTCCGACGACGGCGAACCCGTCGAGGACGGTGCATCCGACGAGCTCGTCAGCGCGCTGCTCGTCGACGAGGGCGACGACATCCTGCTCATCAGCCGTCACGGCATGTCGCTGCGCTTCTCGGCGACCGACGAGGCGCTGCGTCCGATGGGGCGTTCGACCTCGGGCGTGAAGGGCATGGACTTCCGCGAGGGTGACAGCCTGCTCTCGGCGTCGGTCGCGAAGGATGACGAGTACGTCTTCGTCGTCACCGAGGGCGGCTACGCCAAGCGCACCTCGGTCGACCAGTACCGCATGCAGAACCGCGGCGGTCTGGGCATCAAGGTGGCCCGTCTGAGCGATGACCGCGGCGATCTCGCGGGCGGTCTGATCGTCTCGGAGGACGACGAGGTCCTTGTGGTTCTTGCCAGCGGCAAGGTGGTACGCTCCTCCGTGGCCGAGGTGCCTGCCAAGGGCCGCGACACCATGGGTGTCGTGTTCGCCCGGGCGGGAGGAGACGATCGGATCATCGCGATCGCACGCAACGGAGAGCGGGGCCTCGCCGACACCCCCGCCGCCGACGACGCGGCCGCCCCCGACGCCTCCGCCGACACCCCCGAGGAGAGTACTGACGCATGA
- a CDS encoding DciA family protein, with translation MPEPAPDVPETLATYLRLRGLEPSRYRRRRVRSTAASDENQPFTAGRDPHGLGDVLDSLTRDAGWAPQLARADLARTWEVVAGEETARHTRPVALDNGLLTVQADSTAWAKQLQLMRAHVLSEIIRRFPEAGVESIRFIGPDVPSWKWGPRAIPGRGPRDTYG, from the coding sequence ATGCCTGAGCCCGCCCCCGACGTCCCCGAGACGCTCGCGACATACCTGCGGCTGCGCGGCCTCGAGCCCTCCCGCTATCGGCGCCGACGCGTCCGCAGCACGGCTGCATCCGACGAGAACCAGCCGTTCACCGCCGGCCGCGACCCGCACGGCCTGGGCGACGTGCTCGATTCCCTCACGCGCGACGCCGGCTGGGCGCCGCAGCTGGCCCGCGCCGACTTGGCCCGCACGTGGGAGGTGGTGGCCGGCGAAGAGACGGCTCGTCACACCCGTCCGGTCGCCCTGGACAACGGGCTGCTGACCGTCCAGGCCGACTCGACGGCGTGGGCGAAGCAGCTCCAGCTGATGCGTGCGCACGTGCTGTCGGAGATCATCCGGCGCTTCCCCGAAGCGGGTGTCGAGTCGATCCGTTTCATCGGGCCGGACGTCCCCTCTTGGAAATGGGGTCCCAGAGCGATTCCAGGGCGTGGTCCGCGCGATACCTACGGCTGA
- the gyrB gene encoding DNA topoisomerase (ATP-hydrolyzing) subunit B, with protein MTSVTPDSVPEEPSASAPAVKVPNEYGADAIQVLEGLEAVRKRPGMYIGSTGERGLHHLVYEIVDNSVDEALAGYCDAILVTILPDGGVRVVDNGRGIPVDMHRTEGKSTVEVVLTVLHAGGKFGGGGYAVSGGLHGVGSSVVNALSTRLEVEVKRQGYVWRQSYRDGGVPQAPLERGEQSDETGTTITFWPDPTIFDTVDFDYETLRTRFQQMAFLNKGLRIDLTDERPEAVSVEADADGEETPHHPHDSFLYERGLVDYVEYLNKVRRADVVNDEIIDFESEDTERHIALEMAMQWTTSYTENVFTFANTINTHEGGTHEEGFRAALTTLVNRYARANNLLKEKDDNLTGEDVREGLTAVISVKLSEPQFEGQTKTKLGNTEAKAFVQKVVGDRLGDWFDRNPVQAKNIIRKAIDAANARLAARKARETARRKSVFESAAMPDKLKDCTSKDPSISEIFLVEGDSAGGSAVQGRDPHTQAILALRGKILNVERARLDRALGNKEVQAMIQAFGTGIGEDFDIAKARYHKIVLMADADVDGQHITTLLLTMLFRYMRGLIEAGYVYLAQPPLYRLKWSNSPHEYAYSDRERDAMLVDGQASGKRIPKDNGIQRYKGLGEMNDHELWETTMDPQTRTLRQVTIDDAASADEIFSILMGEDVESRRGFIQRNAKDVRFLDI; from the coding sequence ATGACGTCCGTGACCCCCGACAGCGTTCCCGAGGAACCCAGCGCTTCCGCTCCCGCAGTCAAGGTTCCCAACGAATACGGGGCCGACGCCATCCAGGTGCTCGAGGGCCTCGAGGCCGTGCGCAAGCGCCCCGGCATGTACATCGGCTCCACGGGCGAGCGGGGTCTGCACCACCTCGTTTACGAGATCGTGGACAACTCCGTCGACGAGGCGCTCGCCGGCTACTGCGACGCGATCCTCGTGACGATCCTCCCCGACGGCGGCGTCCGCGTCGTCGACAACGGGCGCGGCATCCCGGTCGACATGCACCGCACCGAGGGCAAGTCGACCGTCGAGGTCGTCCTGACGGTGCTCCACGCCGGCGGCAAGTTCGGCGGCGGCGGGTACGCGGTGTCGGGCGGTCTGCACGGCGTGGGCTCGTCGGTCGTGAACGCCCTGTCGACGCGCCTCGAGGTCGAGGTTAAGCGCCAGGGCTACGTGTGGCGTCAGTCGTACCGCGACGGCGGTGTGCCGCAGGCACCCCTCGAGCGCGGTGAGCAGAGCGACGAGACCGGCACGACCATCACGTTCTGGCCCGACCCGACGATCTTCGACACGGTCGACTTCGACTACGAGACCCTGCGCACCCGCTTCCAGCAGATGGCGTTCCTCAACAAGGGGTTGCGGATCGACCTGACGGACGAGCGCCCCGAGGCCGTGTCGGTCGAGGCCGACGCCGACGGCGAGGAGACGCCGCACCACCCGCACGACAGCTTCCTGTACGAGCGCGGTCTTGTGGACTACGTCGAGTACCTCAACAAGGTGCGCCGCGCCGACGTGGTCAACGACGAGATCATCGACTTCGAGTCCGAGGACACCGAGCGTCACATCGCCCTCGAGATGGCGATGCAGTGGACCACGAGCTACACCGAGAACGTCTTCACGTTCGCCAACACGATCAACACGCACGAGGGCGGCACGCACGAGGAGGGCTTCCGTGCGGCGCTCACGACGCTCGTCAACCGCTACGCGCGCGCGAACAACCTCCTCAAGGAGAAGGACGACAACCTCACCGGCGAGGACGTGCGCGAGGGGCTGACCGCGGTGATCTCGGTGAAGCTGTCCGAGCCGCAGTTCGAGGGCCAGACCAAGACGAAGCTCGGCAACACCGAGGCCAAGGCATTCGTGCAGAAGGTCGTCGGCGATCGGCTCGGCGACTGGTTCGACCGGAACCCGGTGCAGGCGAAGAACATCATCCGCAAGGCGATCGACGCCGCCAACGCGCGGCTGGCCGCCCGCAAGGCGCGTGAGACCGCGCGGCGCAAGAGCGTGTTCGAGTCGGCCGCGATGCCCGACAAGCTCAAGGACTGCACGAGCAAGGACCCTTCGATCAGCGAGATCTTCCTCGTGGAGGGCGACTCGGCCGGCGGCTCGGCGGTGCAGGGTCGCGACCCGCACACGCAGGCGATCCTCGCCCTGCGCGGCAAGATCCTGAACGTCGAGCGCGCGCGCTTGGACCGGGCCCTGGGCAACAAGGAGGTCCAGGCGATGATCCAGGCCTTCGGCACGGGCATCGGCGAGGACTTCGACATCGCGAAGGCGCGGTATCACAAGATCGTGCTGATGGCCGACGCCGACGTCGACGGCCAGCACATCACGACGCTGCTGCTGACGATGCTCTTCCGGTACATGCGCGGGCTCATCGAGGCCGGGTACGTGTACCTCGCGCAGCCGCCGCTATACCGGCTGAAGTGGTCCAACTCGCCGCACGAGTACGCCTACAGCGACCGCGAGCGCGACGCGATGCTCGTGGATGGCCAGGCCTCGGGCAAGCGGATCCCGAAGGACAACGGCATCCAGCGCTACAAGGGTCTCGGCGAGATGAACGACCACGAGCTGTGGGAGACCACGATGGACCCGCAGACGCGGACGCTCCGCCAGGTCACCATCGACGACGCGGCGTCGGCCGACGAGATCTTCTCGATCCTCATGGGCGAAGACGTCGAGTCCCGCCGCGGATTCATCCAGCGCAACGCCAAGGACGTGCGCTTCCTGGACATCTGA
- a CDS encoding NtaA/DmoA family FMN-dependent monooxygenase (This protein belongs to a clade of FMN-dependent monooxygenases, within a broader family of flavin-dependent oxidoreductases, the luciferase-like monooxygenase (LMM) family, some of whose members use coenzyme F420 rather than FMN.): MSGALRFGVFEVFGPQVGGTVSWPHPLSDSIEFADPQHWVRLARLMDATGYDFLFFADGFGYPILGDDIAPAAVRSGINFSGYDPATLLPLLMAATDRLGFVVTATTGIDHPVQLARRFSTLDLVSNGRIGWNIVTGASQNAVAELFGHEALMPHDVRYALADEFVRLARAYWEDAWDDGALVADRATGVYADAARVHRTMFEGEHYRSRGYFGAPPTPQRTPVLFQAGTSPAGRAFAATHAECVFVQATSPAHTRRNTDDIRARAAAAGRPAPVVMVGLTAIVAETIERGEELAREFDALQDDDVVATLYAGNTGIDLRSLDPDRTLHQVLEAGGPVGQLGTSNIERFLGTPGSPAPTVREILDSLKGQGTRGFRLVGDAATVADGVERLADEAGVDGFLLEPVFGTRDVAAFGDAVLPILRERGRLPRREGATFRHRLLG; this comes from the coding sequence ATGAGCGGTGCGCTGCGGTTCGGGGTCTTCGAGGTGTTCGGGCCGCAGGTGGGCGGCACGGTGAGCTGGCCGCATCCGCTCAGCGACTCGATCGAGTTCGCCGACCCGCAGCACTGGGTGCGGCTCGCGCGGCTCATGGATGCGACGGGGTACGACTTCCTCTTCTTCGCCGACGGGTTCGGCTACCCGATCCTCGGCGACGACATCGCGCCGGCGGCCGTGCGGTCGGGCATCAACTTCTCGGGCTACGACCCGGCCACGCTCCTGCCGCTGCTCATGGCGGCGACCGACCGGCTCGGGTTCGTGGTGACGGCGACGACCGGCATCGACCACCCCGTGCAGCTCGCGCGCCGATTCTCGACGCTCGACCTCGTCTCGAACGGTCGGATCGGCTGGAACATCGTCACCGGCGCGTCCCAGAACGCCGTCGCGGAGCTGTTCGGACACGAGGCCCTCATGCCGCACGACGTCCGGTACGCGTTGGCCGACGAGTTCGTCCGACTCGCCCGCGCGTACTGGGAGGACGCGTGGGACGACGGTGCGCTCGTCGCCGACCGTGCCACCGGCGTCTATGCGGATGCGGCGCGCGTGCATCGCACGATGTTCGAGGGTGAGCACTACCGCTCTCGCGGGTACTTCGGTGCGCCGCCGACACCGCAGCGCACCCCCGTGCTGTTCCAAGCCGGCACGTCGCCGGCCGGCCGCGCGTTCGCCGCGACGCACGCCGAGTGCGTGTTCGTGCAGGCGACGAGTCCGGCCCACACCCGCCGCAACACCGACGACATCCGCGCGCGTGCGGCCGCCGCGGGGCGCCCCGCGCCCGTCGTCATGGTCGGCCTCACGGCGATCGTCGCGGAGACGATAGAGCGCGGCGAGGAGCTCGCCCGCGAGTTCGACGCCTTGCAGGACGACGACGTCGTCGCGACGCTCTACGCGGGCAACACCGGCATCGACCTGCGCAGCCTCGACCCCGATCGCACGCTGCACCAGGTCCTCGAGGCAGGCGGCCCGGTGGGGCAGCTGGGCACCAGCAACATCGAGCGTTTCCTGGGCACGCCCGGCAGCCCCGCACCGACGGTGCGGGAGATCCTCGACTCGCTCAAGGGCCAAGGCACCCGGGGGTTCCGGCTCGTGGGCGACGCCGCGACGGTCGCCGACGGCGTCGAGCGGCTGGCCGACGAGGCGGGTGTGGACGGGTTCCTCCTCGAGCCGGTGTTCGGCACGCGCGACGTCGCGGCGTTCGGCGACGCGGTCCTGCCGATCCTGCGAGAGCGAGGGCGGC
- the recF gene encoding DNA replication/repair protein RecF, producing MIVEQLALVDFRNYAVADVALAAGPNVFVGRNGQGKTNLVEAVAYLATLGSHRVSSDAPMVRDGADAAIVRARLAHGERRVLLELQLNRSGSNKARANGANVRTAELPRYAQVVLFAPEDLQIVRGDPSARRRFADALLTQRSPRLAGVLADYDRVLKQRTALLKSARARGIRGDALSTLDVWDDKLVTLGTEVIQARLALAADLASPVADAYAAIAGADHEPRLDWALSVRGGDPEEDEADAADAAGPGGIADQFRAALAARRAAELERGLTLVGPHRDDLVLRVRGLPVKGYASHGESWSVALALRLASAELLRAESRLGDPVLILDDVFAELDAGRRSRLAELVSGYEQVIVTSAVEEDVPDGLRARIVRVEAGRILDGADA from the coding sequence GTGATCGTGGAGCAGCTCGCCCTCGTCGACTTCCGCAACTACGCGGTCGCCGACGTCGCGCTGGCTGCCGGGCCGAACGTGTTCGTCGGCCGCAACGGGCAGGGCAAGACGAATCTCGTCGAAGCGGTCGCGTATCTCGCCACGCTCGGCTCGCACCGGGTGTCGTCCGACGCGCCGATGGTGCGCGACGGCGCGGATGCGGCGATCGTGCGCGCGCGCCTCGCCCACGGCGAGCGGCGCGTCCTGCTCGAGCTGCAGCTGAACCGGAGCGGATCGAACAAGGCGCGCGCGAACGGTGCCAACGTGCGCACGGCCGAGCTGCCGAGATACGCCCAGGTCGTCCTGTTCGCGCCGGAGGATCTCCAGATCGTCCGCGGCGACCCGTCCGCGCGCCGGCGGTTCGCCGACGCGTTGCTCACGCAGCGATCGCCTCGGCTCGCGGGGGTGCTCGCCGACTACGACCGCGTCCTCAAGCAGCGCACGGCGCTGCTCAAGTCCGCCCGCGCGCGGGGCATCCGCGGCGACGCGCTGTCCACCCTCGACGTGTGGGACGACAAGCTCGTGACCCTCGGCACGGAGGTGATCCAGGCCCGGCTCGCCCTGGCGGCCGACCTGGCCTCGCCCGTGGCCGACGCGTACGCCGCGATCGCGGGCGCCGACCATGAGCCTCGGCTCGACTGGGCGCTGTCGGTGCGCGGCGGCGACCCCGAGGAGGACGAGGCGGATGCGGCGGACGCGGCAGGCCCCGGCGGCATCGCCGACCAGTTCCGCGCCGCCCTTGCCGCCCGTCGTGCGGCGGAGCTCGAGCGCGGGCTCACGCTCGTCGGCCCGCACCGGGACGACCTCGTGCTGCGTGTGCGCGGGCTCCCGGTCAAGGGATACGCGTCGCACGGCGAATCGTGGTCGGTCGCCCTCGCCCTGCGCCTGGCGTCGGCGGAGCTCCTGCGCGCGGAGTCGCGCCTGGGCGACCCGGTGCTCATCCTCGACGACGTGTTCGCCGAGCTCGATGCGGGGCGCCGGTCCCGCCTCGCGGAGCTCGTGAGCGGATACGAGCAGGTGATCGTCACCTCCGCGGTGGAGGAGGACGTCCCCGACGGCCTGCGCGCACGCATCGTGCGGGTAGAGGCGGGCCGCATCCTGGACGGCGCCGATGCCTGA
- a CDS encoding DUF3566 domain-containing protein translates to MSTVADKLAKKSTHKTSAKQVRLRLVYVDFWSAVKLSFLAAVALAIVTVVSFVLVYFVVSATGLIGQADELFSSFSDGSFTLSTFIGLPQVLAFSAIVAILNLIVVTVLGAVVAGIYNLAVKVTGGLLVGFTSN, encoded by the coding sequence ATGAGCACGGTAGCCGACAAGCTCGCGAAGAAATCGACCCACAAGACCAGCGCCAAGCAGGTGCGGCTGCGACTGGTGTACGTGGACTTCTGGTCGGCGGTGAAGCTGTCGTTCCTCGCGGCCGTGGCGCTCGCGATCGTGACGGTCGTGTCCTTCGTGCTCGTGTACTTCGTCGTGAGCGCGACGGGGCTCATCGGTCAGGCCGACGAGCTGTTCAGCAGCTTCTCCGACGGCAGCTTCACACTGTCGACCTTCATCGGCCTGCCGCAGGTGCTCGCGTTCTCGGCGATCGTCGCGATCCTGAACCTCATCGTCGTCACGGTGCTCGGCGCCGTGGTGGCGGGCATCTACAACCTCGCCGTGAAGGTGACGGGCGGCCTGCTCGTCGGCTTCACGTCGAACTGA